GCCGGAGGGCTTCAACGCCCGTTCCTGGGACGACGTGCCCGAGGACGTGAAGCAGACCTTCGAGCGCCTGGGCATCCCCGAGGCTGAGCGGGCCGCGCTGGCCGGCGTGGGCGCGCAGTACGAGTCGGAAATGGTGTACCACAACCTCAAGGAGGAGTGGGAAAAGCTCGGCGTGGTGTTCCTCAGCATTGAGGACGGCCTGAAGCAGTACCCCGACCTCTTCCGCGAGTACTTCGCCACCGTCGTGCCGCCCGAGGACAACAAGTTCGCGGCGATCAACAGTGCCGTGTGGTCGGGTGGCTCCTTCGTGTACGTGCCGAAGGGCGTGAAGGTGGATATTCCGCTCCAGACCTACTTCCGCATCAACGCGGAGAGCAGCGGCCAGTTCGAGCGGACCCTCATCATCGTGGACGAGGGCGCGCAGGCCCACTACATCGAGGGCTGCACCGCCCCCACCTATGCCAGCGACTCCTTCCACTCGGGCGTGATCGAGATCATCGTCAAGGAAGGCGCGCGCTTCCGCTACTCCACCATCCAGAACTGGAGCCACAACGTCTACAACCTCGTCACGCAGCGGGCCGCCGTGTACGGCAACGGCGTGATGGAGTGGGTGGACGGCAACCTGGGCAGCAAGGTCACCATGAAGTACCCCGCCTGCTACCTGCTCGAAGAGGGCGCGCGCGGCGAGGTGCTGAGCATTGCGATGGCGGGCCGCGGCCAGCACCAGGACGCCGGGGCGAAGATCGTCCACTTCGCGCCCTACACCAGTGGCACCATCGTCTCCAAGTCCATCTCCAAGGACAGCGGGCGCAGCTCCTACCGCGGCCTGGTCAAGATCTACGAGGGCGCGCGCGGCAGCAAGACCAACGTCGAGTGTGATGCCCTGCTGCTGGACGAGGAAGCCCGCACCGACACCTACCCCTACATCGAGATCGAGGAAAAGGACGCTTCCGTGGGCCACGAGGCGACCGTGTCCAAGATCAACGACGAGCAGATCCTGTACCTCCAGTCGCGCGGCCTCAGCGAGGACGAGGCGGCGGGCCTGATCGTGCGCGGCTTTATCGAGCCGATTGCCAAGGAACTGCCACTGGAATATGCGGTGGAACTCAACCGCCTGATCGAGCTGGAGATGGAAGGCAGCGTCGGCTGAAGCTGGTCTGAGGGCCGCACTCCTGACCGGGTGCGGCTCTTGTCTCGTCGGGGGAAGCATGACCGCACCGCAGGAACTTCACGAAAAGATTGACCAGCTTTCGCCGGAAGGACTCAAGCGGCTTCAGGAGTTTCTGGAGCGGGAACGGCAGGAGCGGGTCGAACGGCACCTGGCAGCCCTGGATGCCTTTGCGGAAGGCTGGACTCCGGAGGAAGAAGCGGCCTTTGAGGCGGCGCTTAGCCAGCGTGTCAAGCTGCGCTCTACCGGAGATGAGCCGGGCTGATGCTGGTCCTGGATACTAACGTTCTCATTGCCTTTCAGAAGCGGAATGAACAGGTGCGTTCGGCATATGCGGCGGCTGTCAGCAGAGGCGAAACCATAGCTGTTCCCGCGCTGGTTCGCTATGAAGCACGCAAAGAATTACAAAATCCACGCTATCAGCGCCGTCTAAGCGGGCTTGACGCCCTGCTTGACCTGCATCCAACTCTGGATATGGACAGCGAAACGGCGGATATTGCAGCTTCCCTTTTTGAAACACTTCGGTCCAGCGGCACCTTGATCGAGGACGCCGACTTGCTGATTGCCGCGACCGCTATCCGCCACGGCGCGACCCTCATCACCCGCAACACCAGGCACTTTCAACGAATCCCCAGTCTATCCCTTACAGACTGGCAGCAGGAGGAACAATGACCCCATTCACCGACCAACTCGCCCAAACGGGCGGCCCCGACTGGCTGACGGCCAAGCGACGCGAATCGCTGGACCTGTTCAACACGCTGGAAGTCCCCTCCGAGAGTGTCGAGGCGTGGAAGTACACCCGCGTGGACGTGGACTTCAGCGAGCTGCGCCCCCACCCCAAGCGCGAGCGCGTGACCGACATCGCCGCGCTGCCGGAGAGTGTGCAGAAGCGCCTGACCAGCACTGACGTGGGCGCGTACCTCGTGCTGGACGGCCCGGATGTGGTGTACGCGACCGAGCTTCCCGCCGAGCTGCGTGAGAAGGGCGTTATCTTCACGGACCTCAAGACGGCGGTGGAGCAGCACGCCGACAAGGTGCAGCAGTACCTCTACTCCGTGGTCCCGGCGGAAGTGCCCGACGACACCACCATCGCCGCCCCAGGCACCACGCCCAGCAAGTCCCCCGACCCCAGCGAGGGCAAGTTCAGCGCCCTGGCGGCGGCCCTGTGGACGAACGGGGCCTTCGTGTACGTGCCGCGCGGCGTGGAAGTCGAGTTGCCCCTGGGCAGCTTCCGCGTGATGAGCGAGGCGGGCACCTACACCGCGACCCGTACGCTGGTCGTGGCCGAGGAGAACGCCCAGGTCACCTTCATCGACGAGCAGGACAGCGAAGACCTGCCCGGCACCTATGCCATCGGCGCGGTGGAACTGGTGGTCAAGGCCGGCGCGCGCCTGCGCTACGTGTCGATCCAGAACTGGGGCAAGGGCGTCACGCACATCCAGCGCCAGCGCGGCGATGTGGCCCGTGACGCGACCCTCAACAGCCTGGTGGTGACGATGGGCGGCACCCTCAGCCGCACCGAGATGCAGAGCTACCTGCGCGGCCAGGGCAGCGACTCGGAAATGCTCGCGCTGTACTTCGCCAACGAGGACCAGCACTTCGACCACTACACCCTCCAGCACCACGCCGCGCCGCACGCCCACAGCGACCTGCTGTACAAGGGCGTGAACGCCGACCAGTCCGTGGGCGTGTTCAGCGGCATGATCAAGGTGGACCTGGGCGCGCAGAAGACCGACGCCTACCAGAAGCACCGCACGCTGATGCTCTCCAGCGAGGCGCAGAACTACTCGGTGCCCCAGCTGGAGATCAACGCCAACGACGTGCGCTGCTCGCACGGCTCGACCACCGGCCCGGTCAACCAGGAAGCCCTCTTCTTCCTGCGTTCGCGCGGCATCCACAAGGAGCTGGCCGAGAAGATGCTGGTGACGGCCTTCCTGGAAGACGTCCTGACTCGCGTGCCACTGAAAAGCGTCGTGGCGTACATCGAGGGGATCATTGCGGAGAAGGTGGGGGCGGCGTAAGGGGAGCGGTCAGCTTTCAGCCGTCAGCGGTCAGTCCTGGGAAGGGCTGACCGCTTCTCCGCGTCGGGGCTTGGTGGTAAAACCCAGCATGAACAAGTCCCGTATGGAAGCCTTCTCGGACGGTGTCCTCGCCATCATCATCACAATCATGGTGCTGGAGCTGAGGACGCCGGAAGGCCATGAGTGGCGTGAGGTGGTCCGGCTCTGGCCCGTGCTGCTGAGCTACGTCATCAGCTTCTTGTACGTGGGGATCTACTGGAACAGCCACCACCACCTGATGCTGACGGTCCACCGCGTCAGCGGGGGCATCCTGTGGGCCAATCTGCACCTGCTGTTCTGGCTGTCCCTGTTTCCGTTCGTGACCGGCTGGGCGGGCGAGAGCCACTTCGCAGCCGTGCCGATGAGCTGTTACGGTTTCGTGGCGCTGATGTGCGCGGTGGCCTATACCATTCTGGTCCGCGCCATCATCCGCGCCGACGTGAGCAACCACCTGCTGGCCGATGCGACGGGCCGTGACTTGAAGGGCAACCTGTCCATCGCGGCGTACCTGGTTGCAATTGCCGCGCCCTTTTTCGGATATCCGGGCGTCATCGTGTCCGGGCTGCTGCTGACCGCCGTCGCCCTGATGTGGTTGATTCCCGACCGGCGTATCGAGCGGGTGCTGGCGCGGGAGGGCGGAGCTTCTAGCAAGCATTGACTAGGGTGGGGAAGGGGCTGAGCTGTGTGCTCTTGCGGAGAAGATGGGAGCGGCGTAAGGGAAGTTGAGAGCTTTCAGCGGTCAGCTTCGAGCAAGGGGCTGGCCACCTTGCTGCCTCAACAAATTACCTATTTCGCTGGCATACACATTTGATATATGTTGGGCAGATTTTACTCTGCTTAAAAACTCCCTCATAGCCAAGTTAAGTTCAGGAAATATATTTGCACTGTCAAATTCTTCTAAATTTTTCATCTCGACAAGTTTAATTGCTATACTACTGAGTCTATAGTGAGAATCAACCATCCTTTTAATTGCATCACTGCACTCCTTAGATATTCCCTCAAGATATACCAATGCTACAAAATCTTCCATCTCAATAAATCTACTATCATTTGGTAGGGCTGAAAAGAATTTAAGTTCTGGCAAAATAGGATAAGAGAAGTCGGTATAGAAGCTTAAAGCAGTCTCCATGCTTCTCTTGTCCTCCTCCATCTTTTCCCTCTCATGAATAGATAAGATTTGCATAAATTTTGCGTAGTTCTTTTCAAGGTTTCCAAGAAGCTCCACAGTTTCCAGCAATATTGGCTTCTGTTGAGAATAAAAGTATTTTACTCTTTTGATATACTCAATAGTCCTGAACTTAGACTGATGCTTAGAAACGTTCCATGCGATAATCGCACTAAGAAGAACACTCAACGCAGGTATAGCAAAGTTAACCCAAGAAGTTTGTGGCATACGAGAAAGACAGTTTATTCTGATTTGTGCTGAAGCCTGAGAAGCGGCTTACATCGGCTCCTCCTCCCACCCCGGCACTAGCGCAATTCGCGCCCGCGCCTCCGCCACGTCCGTCTCCTCCGGGCGGCACAGGTCCCATTCCCTCCCCCCGGCGTAGGCACCGACCACGAGCAGGTCGGCGCTGCTGCCGTCGTTCCGGTGGCCCGTTCCGGCAGGCAGGAGCAGCACGTCGCCCTCCCCCACCTGCACCTGCGGGCCGCCCTCGCCACCCAGGGTCAGACGGGCCTGGCCCCGCGCGACCACCAGTACCTCGTGGGCGGTGGAGTGGTAGTGGTGGAAGGGGTAAATCCCGTTGCGCCAGGCGTTGGTCCAGCTGCGCTCCGCCAGGTAGGCCTCTATCTGCGCGGGCATCTGTCCCCTCAAAGCCGCGCGGAAGAGGCGGGCGGGCTGGGGGTTGTTGGGAACGGAACCATTCTGGGGCAGGTGGAACAGTTCGGGGGACATGACCCAGGGTAGCGGCGGGGAGGGACCGCGCCCCTGGCAATGTGAAGATTCTGCGAAGGCAGGCCAGGCCACCGCAGCGCGGCGCAGCGGGGCCTTTGCCGGGACAGGGGGCACGGAGGCGGGCAGGCATCCTTCGATATTCCTTCGAGAAACGGTGGTTCCATGACCGTATGGATCAGGTGACCAGGCCAGTTTCAGAACAGGACAGCCCACCTGCCCCTGCGCCGAACAGCAAACGCCGCACCTTTCCCTGGGGCTGGCTGCTGGTGCCGCTGCTGCTGGGCGGGGTGGGCTACGTGGGCTACCGGCTGGGGCAGGACGACGCGAGCAGCTCGGCCACGGCTGGAGGTGGCTTCGGCGGCAGCGGCTTCGGCGGAGGGGCGACGCCAGGCGGTGCAGGACAGGGGAGCAGCGGGCAGGGAGGCAGTACCCGCACCGGGGGCCAGAGTGCCGCCGGGCAGAGTGCGGGCGGCCAGGGCGCGGGCGGGCAGACGGCCCGTGCAGGCGCGGGGTCGGCGGCCGGCAGCCGGACCGGGGCCGCTGGCAGTGCCGCCGGAGCAGGAACGCGCAGCGGACGCGGCAGTGCGGGAGGGCAGGGACAGACGGGCGGCGGAAGCGGGGTCACCACCCCGGTCCAGGCCGCGGCGGTTCAGCAGGGTATCCTCCGCACCGAGCGCCGCCTGACCGGCACGGTGGCGGCGGCGCAGGAAACCACCGTCTCGGCGCGCACGTCGGGCACGGTGAGCCGCATCGCCGCCGACGTGGGGGGCAGCGTCAGCGCAGGGCAGACCGTTCTGGCGCTCAGCAACAATGACCTGAACACCAGCGTGGAGAGTGCGCGCAACGCGCTGGAAACGGCCCAGGTGCAGCTTCGCAGCCAGACGAACAGCGTGCAGAGCCAGCGCGCGCAGCTTCAGCAGCAGGTCAGCGCGGCGCAGACCACGCTGGCGAACGCGCAGCAGAGCCTCGCGGCCCTGGAGAAGCTCGCGACCATCGGCGCGGCGTCGCGGACGGAACTCAACAACCAGAACGCCCAGGTGCAGGCGGCCCGCACCACCCTGACCACCGCACAGGCGAACCTCGCCCAGAACACCCGCGCCCAGACGGAGGGCCTGGCGGAGGCCCGCCTCGCCGTGCAGCGCGCGCAGATTGCGCTGAACCAGGCGCAGGCGGCGGCGGATGCGGTCCGCGTGACCGCGCCCTTTGCCGGGCAGGTCACCGGCCTGAATGTCAGCGAGGGGCAGTACCTCGCGGCGAACAGTCCCGCCTTTACCCTGGTCAGCAGCCAGCGGCAGGTGGCCGTGAACGTGCCCGCCACTGAGGCCGGTGCCCTGCCGGTCGGCGCGGCGCTGACGTTCGTGGTGGGGCAGCAGAAGTATCCCCTCAAGGTGGCGCAGAATGCGGCGGCCCCCACAGGCGGCAGCGTGCCCATCATCGCGCGCTTCACCGAGGCCAGCCCCCCGGCGCTGGGCACGGTCGGGTCGGTGGTGTATTCCGCGAAGGTGGCGTCGGGCGTGCTGGTGCCCAGTACGGCGCTTCAGGCGGACAATGACCAGACCTACCTCTTTACCATCGAGAACGGAAAGGCGCAGCAGCACGAGGTGAACGTGCTAGGGCAGGCGGGCACGCAGTCGGCGGTGAGCGGCATCGACGCGGGCAGCGAAGTGATCACCCAGCCGCCGACCGGGTTGCTGGACGGGGCGAGCGTGACCACTTCCAGCGGCAGCCGGCAGCGGGGCAGCGCGGTCGGCCCCGGCGCGGGCGGCCCGCCTCCCGGAGGAACGCCGTGATTCGCCAGGTCGGTCAGAAGGTGTTCAGCGGCGTGAACCCGGTCGTGGGGTTCTCGGTCGCGCGCTACGTGCTCGCCATCGGCATTTTCGTGGGCGTGGTGGTGTTCGGGTTCGTGTCCATGCGCTCGCTGGGGGTGGACCTGCTGCCCAGCACGAACATCCCGGTGGTCAACATCAGCACCTCCTACCCCGGGGCCAGCCCCGCCTCGGTGGACGAGGAGGTCACGCAGGTGATCGAGAGCGCGGTCGCGCAGGTGCCTGACGTGACCAGCATCAGTTCCACCAGCAACACCGGCAGCAGCCGCGTGACGCTGCAACTGGAGGACGGCACCGACCAGAACGCCGCCGCGAACCAGGTGGCCTCGCTGGTGTCGGGCGCGACGCGGCAACTGCCGGAGGGCGCGGGGAACCCGAGCGTCCGCACCTTCAACCCCAATGCCCAGGCGATTCTGGAGTTCGGCGTCTCGGGCGGCACCGCGAGCCAGGCCGACGTGTACGACTACGTCGAGAACCAACTGGTCCCCACCCTCCAGCGCGTGGAGGGCGTGGCGGACGTGGAACTCAGCGGCGGCTCGCAGCGGCGCACCCAGGTCCTGCTCGACCCCAACCGCCTCAGCGCCTACGGCCTGACGCCGCAGAGCGTGGCAAACGCCATCAGCGGCAGCAACGTGCGTTCCTCCATCGGCACGGTCACGCGGGACGGCAACAGCCTGAACTACACCACCAACGCCCGGCTCACCAGCCTGGACGACATTGCGAACGTGATTCTCGACGCCGACCGCGGCGTGCGGGTCGCGGACGTGGCGAACGTGAAGGACAGCAGCACCGCGACCGGTGTGACGCGCGTCAACGGCCTGCCGGTGGTGCTCGTCAGCATCCAGCAGACCTCGGGCAGCAACGCGGTCGCGGTCGTGGACGGCGTGAAGGCGCTGATCTCGCAGACCCGGCTGCCCACAGGCTACCAAGTCACCTACAGCAACGACACGACCGGGCCGATTCGCGCCAGCATCGAGTCCACCACCCACGAGCTATGGGTCACGGCGCTGGTGGTCGCGGTGGTCACGCTGCTGTTCCTGGGGCGGCTGAACATGGCCCTCACCGTGATTGCGGCCATCCCGATCTCGCTGGCCGCCGCACCGATCCTGTACCAGCTGATGGGCTTTACCTTCAATCAGGTGTCGCTGCTGGCGCTGATCGTCGCCATCGGTATCGTGGTGGACGACTCCATCGTGGTGGCCGAGAACGTGGAGCGCTACCGCGCGCTGGGCTTCGACCGGATTCAGTCCGTGCTGCGCGGTGCGTCCGAGGTGTTCAGCGCAGTCGCCGCCGCCTCGCTGTCGCTGCTCGCGGTGCTGATTCCGGTCAGCTTCATGGGTGGCATTGTGGGCGAGTACGTCCGGCAGTTTGCGCTGGGGCTGGCCGCCGCCGTGCTGCTCTCGTGGCTGGAGGCGCTGCTGTTCCTGACGGTCCGCATGGCCTACACGCCCGACGCCGCGCCGCTGGGCTGGCGGGACGTGCCCCGCACGGTGGGCCGCCTGCCACAGGCCATGCGCTGGGGCCTGACCTCGGTGCGGACGTGGTGGTTCTGGGTGCTGGCCGCCGGCCTCCTGGCCGCGCTGTGGACGCGCAACGAAAACCGCCTGCTGCTGCTGACTGCCCTGCTGCTCCCGCTGGCGCTGGGCGTGCTCCGGTATCTCTGGGGCGTGCTGCTCGCCGTGCTGGAGGCCCTCACCCTGACGCTGCATGGCCTGACCGACCGGCTGCTGGTGGGGGTGCGGGAGGCCTACGTCCGCAGCCTCGACAGCGCCCTGCATGCCAGCGCCGGGGTGCTGCTGATCGCCGCCGCGTTCCTGGTGGCGACCGTGCTGCTGGTGGTGCCGCGCATGAACTTCACCTTCACGCCCGCCACCGACTCCGGCACGCTGCGGGCTGGGTTGCGCCTGCCCAGCGGCCTGTCCCTGAACACGCGCAACGAACTCGTCAGCCGGATGGAGGGCTATTTCCTGGGGCGACCCGAGGTGCAGAGTGTCCAGACCAGCGTGACCGGGAACGGCACCAACCTCAACATCACCCTGAAGCCCAAGACGGAGCGGGAGGACACCGCTACCCTGACGGGCACCTACCAGCAGGCGCTGCGCGGCATGTTCAGCGACGTTCCCGACGTGCGCGCTAATGTCTTCAGCGGCGGCGGCTTCCGGGGCCAGGGCAACAGCCAGAGCCTCACGCTGGTCGCCAGCAACTACGACCTGCTCAAGCAGCGTGCGGCGACGGCCGTAAACGTGCTGGAGCAGAACCCGAACGTGCTGAGCGCCAGCAGTAGCCTGGACAACACCACCCTGGAAAACCAGTTCGTGCCCAATCCCGGCCTGCTGGCCCAGGCGGGCCTGACGGCGGGCACGGTCGCGCAGGCACTGGGCACCTACGGCAGCGGCTCCAGCGGCGGCAACGTCGAGATCGGCGGCGTCACCTCTCCCATCAGCGTCGAACTCGATCCGCAGTACCTGCGGGACGATCAGTCACTGCTGTCGCTGCCGATCTACAGCCCCAGCCTGCAAAGCAGCGTGACGGTCGGCCAGCTCGGCAGCATCGTCCAGGCGAGTACCCCCACCAGCGTGCAGCGCACCAACCGGCTGTACAGCCTCGACCTGTCCATCGAACCCGACCCCGCCAGCCAGCTCACCGGCACGCAGCTTCAGGAGCAGCTCACAGCGGCCCTGACCCGCGCGGGCGTGATCGACAATCTCGTGACGGTGGGCCGGGCCGACCGCAACAGCGCCTTTGCGCTGGGCAACCGCGTGGGGTCGCTGGGCCTCCAGGCCTTTGCCCTCTCGCTGCTGCTGGTGTACCTGGTGATGGGCGCGCAGTTCAACTCCTTCCGCTATCCGCTCTACCTGCTGCTGCCGGTGCCCTTTGCGGTCGCCGGGGCCTACTGGATGATGTTCCTGGCGGGCAGCACGCTCGACATCTTCGGCGTCCTGGGCTTCCTGCTCCTGATTGGCCTCTCGGCCAAGAACGCGATCATCTACCTCGAATTCGTGGTCGATCAGATGCAGGAGCGGCCCCTGCGCGAAGCCCTGCTGGAGGCCAGCCGCCTGCGCTTCCGCCCCATCGTCATGACCACCCTGACCGTGCTGGTGATCAGTCTGCCGCTGCTGCTCAACCGGGGCAGCGGCAGCGAGTTCGGCAAGAGCCTGTCCATCGTCATCGTGGGCGGCATCAGCGTCTCGGCCCTGATGACCTTTTACGTCGTGCCCGCCGCCTTCTACCTGTTCGAGCGGGGCCGCGCCGCCCGCCAGGCCAGGCGGGAAACCGTGGTCAGCGTGCCCGCCAGCCCTCCGGTCGGCACGCCTGCGCCGGGGGCGTAGGACCGGGCGTAACAGCAGGAAGGGCGTTCCCCATCACCGGGGGACGCCCTTCCTCGCTGCCTATCAGCCAAAAGCAAGGACCGGGACCCCACTCTGGGAATCCCGGCCCCACTCTCTGAACAGGCTCAGCCCTGGTTGGCTTCCTGGCTGGCCTCTTCGGTCTCGCGCTGGGCCTCGCTGCCTTCGCTGTCGGCCTTGACTTCCTCGATGCTCGCGCCACCTTCCAGCACGGCCTCGGCGGCTTCCTCGGAGATCTCGCCGCTGGCGACCATGCCCGCGACCTGCGCGGCCTGCGTCTCGGCTTCCAGTTCCTCGGCGGTGAGGCGGGGCGGCAGCACGCTCAGCACGACCAGGTCCGCGTCGGCGGCGAGCTTCACGCCCTCGGGGAGCTTGATCTGCCCGGCGGTCACGTGGTCACCTATGCCCAGACGGGTCACGTCCACGGTGATTTCCTGGGGGATGCGGCGCGGACCGGGGGCGATCACCTGGAGGTTGTGGATGACTACGTCCACCAGACCGCCCATAACCTCACCCTGGCTCTTGCCGGTGGTGTGGACGGGCACGCTGACCTCGATGGGTTCACCGTAGGTCACCATGTAGAAGTCGGCGTGGATGGCCTCGCGGCGGCGCTTGTCCATCTGCACGGTCTTGACCAGCGCGGGGAAAGTCTCGCCACCCTCGATCGTGATGTCGAAGAGGCCGGTCGTGCCCTGCTGGCGGAAGGCGCGGTCAAAGGCCTTGCGCTCGATGGCAAAGGAGACGTTCTGCTCCTTGTTGTAGGCGACGGCGGCGATCAGGCCGGGGGCCAGCTTTTCCTGGCTCTTGCGGGGGGTTGCTCTCAGTTCCATGTGCGTGTTTCCTCCGGGGGGCACTTTGGCCGCCTCACTCGCGCCGCGGTCCGCACGGCTCTGCGGGGCGGGGGCGGGGGCCAAGCAACCCTGGCAGTGTAGCAAAACTTCTGCGGGGTGTGGGTTCCGGCCCCGGCATTCCCTCTGCTAGAATCTGGCCTGTTGCCGCGCGGCCACCTCCCTGCCCCCCCAGGCGGGCGCGACGTGCCCCGGCCGAACAAGGAGAAAAGACATGATCAGCGTGACTGAACTGCGCAACGGCACGAAGGTGGAGATGGACGGCGGTCTGTGGGAGTGCCTGGAGTACTCGCACCTCAAGATGGGACGCGGCGGCGCGAAGGTGGTCACCAAGTTCCGCAACATGGAAACCGGCTCCATCGTGGACCGGACCTTCAACAGCGGCGAAAAGCTCCAGGACATCTACGTGGAGGGCAAGAAGATGCAGTACCTCTACAAGGACGGGGCGGACTACGTCTTCATGGACCTGGACACCTATGACCAGGTGCATCTGCCGCCCGCGCTGGTGGGCGACGCCGCCAAGTTCATGAAGGAGAACACCGACGTGGAAGTGGCGATGTACGGCGACAAGGCGCTGAACATCACCCTGCCCAACCAGGTGATCCTCAAGATCACGCAGACCGACCCCGGCGTGCGCGGCGACACCGTTTCCGGCGGCACCAAGCCCGCCACGCTGGAAACGGGCGCGGTCGTGCAGGTGCCCCTCTTTGTCGAGCAGGGCACCGACGTGAAGGTCGACACCCGCACCGGCCAGTACCTCAGCCGCGCCTAAGCGTATGCTTCCCGCCGGACGCCGCTCCCATGCAAACGGGGCGGCGTCCGCTTTTGCGGTTAGACTCGGTCCAGCCTAACGGGCGTTCGGCTCCGGGTAACAGCCCGGCCCGCGCCGCCCGCGTCATGATGGAAAGCAAGAGTTCAGCTCAGACAGGAGGGGCCATGAACCCAGACGATCTCAAGAAAATCCTCGACGCCCTGAGCCATGCCGATGTGCGCGAGTTCAGCCTGACGACCGGCAGCTTTGCCCTGGACCTCAAGCGCGGGCCGGTGGCCCTGAGCGGCCCCGCTGCGGCCCCCGCCGCGCCCAGTGCGCCCGCCGCTGCCGCGCCCATGCCTGCGCCCAGCTTCCAGCCGCCAGCCGCCAGCACGCCGGCCCTGGCGTCCCCTACCGCGCCCGCGGCCGAGACGCCCGCTGCGCCCGCTTCCTCTCCCGAGGCCGCACCTGCTGCCCCGGCCAAAAGCGCCAGCACAGGCACGCCCGTCAAGGCTCCTATCGTGGGCACCTTCTACTCCGCGAGCAGCCCGGACGCGCCTGCCTACGTGAAGGTGGGCGACACGGTCAGCACCGGGCAGGTGCTGTGCATCATCGAGGCAATGAAGCTGATGAACGAGATCGAGGCCGAGGTCAGTGGCACGGTCCGCGAGATTCTGGTGAAGAACGCGGAGCCGGTGGAATACGGGCAGACGCTGTTCATCATCGAGTGAGCTGCCAGCTATCAGCGGTCAGCGGTCAGCAGCGAGAGCTGAAGCGTCCGCGACAGGCTGTTAGCTGAAGGCTGAAAGCTGAGGGCTGAAAGCTGTGTTTAAGAAAATCCTGATCGCCAACCGCGGCGAGATTGCCCTGCGCGTGATTCGCACTGCGCGCGAGATGGGCGTGAAGACGGTGGTGGTGTACTCGACGGCCGATGAAAAGAGTCTGCCGGTGCTGCTGGCCGACGAGTCGGTGTGCGTGGGGCCGCCCGCCTCCAACGCGAGTTACCTGAACATCCCCAACATCCTCTCGGCGGCGCTGATGACGGGCGCGGAGGCCATTCACCCCGGTTACGGCTTCATGGCCGAGAACCCCGATTTCGCGGAGATGTGCCGCGAGCACGGCATCGTCTTTATCGGGCCGACGCCGGAATCCATGCGGGCGCTGGGGTCCAAGGCGGGCGGGCGCGAGATCGCCGCGGCCAGCAACGTGCCCACCGTGCCCGGCACCGGCGTGCTGGAGGACGTGGACGCGGCGCTGCTGGCAGCCAAGCAGATCGGCTACCCGGTGCTGCTCAAGGCGTCGGCGGGCGGCGGCGGGCGCGGGCAGAAGGTGATCCGCACGCAGGACGAACTCGCCAAGGGCTTCGCGCAGGCGCAGGAGGAGGCGCGGCTGTACTTCGGGGACCCGGCCATCATCATGGAGAAGTTCCTGGAGGAGTTCCGGCACGTCGAGGTGCAGGTGATGGGCGACGGCCTGGGCCACGTGATCCACATCGGGGAGCGCGACTGCTCGATCCAGCGCCGCAACCAGAAGCTGATCGAGGAGGCCCCCTCCACCCTGCCCGAATCGCTGCGGCAGGAGATTCTGGACGCCGGGGTGCGCCTCGCGCAGCATGTGAACTACGC
The window above is part of the Deinococcus carri genome. Proteins encoded here:
- a CDS encoding cupin domain-containing protein, with product MSPELFHLPQNGSVPNNPQPARLFRAALRGQMPAQIEAYLAERSWTNAWRNGIYPFHHYHSTAHEVLVVARGQARLTLGGEGGPQVQVGEGDVLLLPAGTGHRNDGSSADLLVVGAYAGGREWDLCRPEETDVAEARARIALVPGWEEEPM
- a CDS encoding TMEM175 family protein — protein: MNKSRMEAFSDGVLAIIITIMVLELRTPEGHEWREVVRLWPVLLSYVISFLYVGIYWNSHHHLMLTVHRVSGGILWANLHLLFWLSLFPFVTGWAGESHFAAVPMSCYGFVALMCAVAYTILVRAIIRADVSNHLLADATGRDLKGNLSIAAYLVAIAAPFFGYPGVIVSGLLLTAVALMWLIPDRRIERVLAREGGASSKH
- a CDS encoding PIN domain-containing protein, translating into MLVLDTNVLIAFQKRNEQVRSAYAAAVSRGETIAVPALVRYEARKELQNPRYQRRLSGLDALLDLHPTLDMDSETADIAASLFETLRSSGTLIEDADLLIAATAIRHGATLITRNTRHFQRIPSLSLTDWQQEEQ
- the sufB gene encoding Fe-S cluster assembly protein SufB, with product MTNPEVANINKEYEYGWSNPERYAVKAPKGLSREVVEMISRAKDEPQWMLDFRLKALEIFYAKPMPEWGADLSGLNLDEIYYYIKPEGFNARSWDDVPEDVKQTFERLGIPEAERAALAGVGAQYESEMVYHNLKEEWEKLGVVFLSIEDGLKQYPDLFREYFATVVPPEDNKFAAINSAVWSGGSFVYVPKGVKVDIPLQTYFRINAESSGQFERTLIIVDEGAQAHYIEGCTAPTYASDSFHSGVIEIIVKEGARFRYSTIQNWSHNVYNLVTQRAAVYGNGVMEWVDGNLGSKVTMKYPACYLLEEGARGEVLSIAMAGRGQHQDAGAKIVHFAPYTSGTIVSKSISKDSGRSSYRGLVKIYEGARGSKTNVECDALLLDEEARTDTYPYIEIEEKDASVGHEATVSKINDEQILYLQSRGLSEDEAAGLIVRGFIEPIAKELPLEYAVELNRLIELEMEGSVG
- a CDS encoding efflux RND transporter periplasmic adaptor subunit; the encoded protein is MDQVTRPVSEQDSPPAPAPNSKRRTFPWGWLLVPLLLGGVGYVGYRLGQDDASSSATAGGGFGGSGFGGGATPGGAGQGSSGQGGSTRTGGQSAAGQSAGGQGAGGQTARAGAGSAAGSRTGAAGSAAGAGTRSGRGSAGGQGQTGGGSGVTTPVQAAAVQQGILRTERRLTGTVAAAQETTVSARTSGTVSRIAADVGGSVSAGQTVLALSNNDLNTSVESARNALETAQVQLRSQTNSVQSQRAQLQQQVSAAQTTLANAQQSLAALEKLATIGAASRTELNNQNAQVQAARTTLTTAQANLAQNTRAQTEGLAEARLAVQRAQIALNQAQAAADAVRVTAPFAGQVTGLNVSEGQYLAANSPAFTLVSSQRQVAVNVPATEAGALPVGAALTFVVGQQKYPLKVAQNAAAPTGGSVPIIARFTEASPPALGTVGSVVYSAKVASGVLVPSTALQADNDQTYLFTIENGKAQQHEVNVLGQAGTQSAVSGIDAGSEVITQPPTGLLDGASVTTSSGSRQRGSAVGPGAGGPPPGGTP
- the sufD gene encoding Fe-S cluster assembly protein SufD — translated: MTPFTDQLAQTGGPDWLTAKRRESLDLFNTLEVPSESVEAWKYTRVDVDFSELRPHPKRERVTDIAALPESVQKRLTSTDVGAYLVLDGPDVVYATELPAELREKGVIFTDLKTAVEQHADKVQQYLYSVVPAEVPDDTTIAAPGTTPSKSPDPSEGKFSALAAALWTNGAFVYVPRGVEVELPLGSFRVMSEAGTYTATRTLVVAEENAQVTFIDEQDSEDLPGTYAIGAVELVVKAGARLRYVSIQNWGKGVTHIQRQRGDVARDATLNSLVVTMGGTLSRTEMQSYLRGQGSDSEMLALYFANEDQHFDHYTLQHHAAPHAHSDLLYKGVNADQSVGVFSGMIKVDLGAQKTDAYQKHRTLMLSSEAQNYSVPQLEINANDVRCSHGSTTGPVNQEALFFLRSRGIHKELAEKMLVTAFLEDVLTRVPLKSVVAYIEGIIAEKVGAA